A single genomic interval of Pyrus communis chromosome 5, drPyrComm1.1, whole genome shotgun sequence harbors:
- the LOC137735435 gene encoding protein NUCLEAR FUSION DEFECTIVE 4-like: MLVSGPGGGGEWSNTKTLALQVLYGRWFMMFASLLIMSAAGATYMFGLYSGDIKDVLGYDQSTLNLLSFFKDLGSNVGVLSGLINEVTPPWVVLSVGGVLNFFGYFMIWMAVTKRIARPQVWQMCLYICIGANSQSFANTGSLVTCVKNFPESRGAVLGILKGYVGLSGAIFTQLYYAFYYNDTKALILLIGWLPAAISFVFLRIIRIMKVIRHPNEVKVFYNMLYISLGLAGFLMVMIIIQKNVHFTQGEYGASAAMVIFLLVLPIAVVIIEEFKILEGKKLALNGSSDLKIVTEKPKSEEESVPSDMSRPREALATTTTETEPSCWKTMFRPPDRGEDYTILQALFSIDMLILFISCICGVGGTLTAIDNLGQIGASLGYPKQSVSTFVSLVSIWNYLGRVVSGFGSEILLKRYKFPRPLMLTLTLLLSCVGHLLVAFNVKNGLYLASVIIGFCFGAQWPLLFAIISELFGLKYYSTLYNFGSSASPVGLYLLNVRLTGHVYDKEAKKQLAAKGLVRQAGKELTCVGGECFKLSFIIIAAATLFGTFVSLILVMRTRKFYQSDIYKKFRQETEAAEREMATVDQNGAKPLETNGRS; encoded by the coding sequence atgttggtttcTGGACCTGGTGGAGGAGGGGAATGGAGCAACACCAAAACCCTAGCCCTCCAAGTCCTCTATGGGAGGTGGTTCATGATGTTTGCTTCCCTCTTAATCATGTCAGCCGCTGGCGCCACCTACATGTTTGGTCTCTACTCCGGTGACATCAAAGATGTGCTGGGGTATGACCAAAGTACCCTCAATCTTCTCAGCTTCTTCAAGGACTTGGGGTCTAATGTTGGTGTCCTTTCTGGTCTAATCAACGAGGTAACACCCCCATGGGTGGTCCTATCAGTGGGTGGAGTCCTCAATTTTTTTGGTTACTTCATGATTTGGATGGCAGTGACCAAAAGAATTGCAAGGCCTCAGGTTTGGCAGATGTGCCTGTACATCTGTATAGGTGCAAATTCTCAGTCTTTTGCCAATACCGGATCACTTGTCACTTGTGTCAAAAACTTCCCGGAGAGCCGTGGCGCGGTTTTGGGAATCTTGAAGGGATATGTTGGCCTAAGTGGTGCTATATTCACTCAATTATACTATGCTTTTTATTATAATGACACCAAGGCTTTGATTTTGTTAATTGGGTGGCTTCCTGCTGccatttcatttgtttttcttaGAATAATTCGGATTATGAAGGTCATTAGACATCCCAATGAGGTCAAAGTGTTTTATAATATGCTTTATATCTCACTTGGGCTTGCTGGATTTTTAATGGTTATGATTATAATCCAGAAGAATGTTCATTTCACTCAAGGCGAGTATGGTGCTAGTGCTGCCATGGTTATTTTCTTGCTTGTCCTCCCAATTGCTGTGGTTATTATTGAGGAATTTAAGATCTTGGAAGGCAAGAAGCTCGCGTTGAATGGCAGTTCGGACTTGAAGATAGTTACCGAAAAGCCAAAATCAGAAGAAGAAAGCGTTCCATCTGATATGTCACGACCCAGGGAAGCGCTCGCCACCACTACCACAGAGACTGAACCGTCGTGTTGGAAAACTATGTTTAGGCCACCGGATAGAGGTGAGGACTACACCATACTCCAAGCACTTTTCAGCATTGACATGCTCATTCTTTTCATTTCATGCATATGTGGTGTTGGTGGCACATTGACCGCAATAGACAACTTGGGTCAGATTGGAGCTTCTTTAGGGTACCCTAAACAAAGCGTAAGCACTTTTGTGTCCCTAGTAAGCATATGGAATTATTTGGGTCGTGTTGTGTCGGGTTTCGGCTCCGAAATCTTGTTGAAAAGATACAAATTCCCTCGTCCTCTGATGTTAACCCTAACCCTCTTGCTTTCTTGTGTTGGCCACCTTCTCGTTGCCTTCAATGTCAAAAATGGTCTCTACCTAGCTTCCGTGATCATTGGGTTTTGTTTCGGTGCCCAATGGCCTCTACTTTTTGCCATAATTTCTGAGCTTTTCGGCCTCAAATACTACTCCACTTTGTATAATTTCGGGTCGTCTGCTAGCCCGGTTGGACTGTACTTGCTCAACGTGAGACTCACTGGGCACGTATATGACAAAGAAGCCAAAAAGCAGCTTGCAGCAAAAGGGCTTGTGAGACAAGCAGGCAAGGAGTTGACTTGCGTTGGGGGAGAGTGCTTCAAATTGTCCTTCATTATAATTGCAGCAGCCACATTATTTGGCACATTCGTGTCACTGATTTTGGTGATGAGAACTAGAAAGTTTTACCAGAGTGATATATACAAGAAGTTCAGACAGGAAACAGAAGCTGCTGAGAGAGAGATGGCCACAGTAGATCAAAATGGTGCCAAACCATTGGAAACCAATGGAAGATCGTAG
- the LOC137734691 gene encoding glycine-rich RNA-binding protein RZ1C-like isoform X2: MMERDTNRPRGFGFITFGDRRAMEDAIREMHGRELGDRIISVNKAQPKMGGGGAGEDSDHGYRGGGYSSGGRRNYGGGDRPVGQDECFKCGRPGHWARDCPSAGGGRGGGGSFSSHSRFGAGGRGDRFGGDRGRYMDDRYDGGRYGDRDRFDSRDDKYGSRDRYVSERYPAGDRFASDRYGGSDRYPQNGYGKDRGYDRDGGPRGGDRYASGGPARDDNYRSRPGPYDRPSRGGRPSSFDRY; encoded by the exons ATGATGGAAAGAGATACAAACCGACCTCGAGGTTTTGGGTTTATTACATTTGGGGATCGGCGAGCAATGGAAGATGCAATCCGGGAGATGCATGGGCGGGAGCTTGGTGATCGCATAATCTCTGTGAACAAAGCTCAACCCAAAATGGGAGGGGGAGGAGCAGGAGAGGATTCTGACCATGGCTATAGAGGCGGTGGTTACTCGTCTGGTGGCAGGAGAAACTATGGGGGAGGAGATAGACCTGTTGGACAAGATGAATGCTTCAAGTGTGGGCGACCAGGACATTGGGCCCGAGATTGCCCTTCGGCAGGTGGTGGAAGAGGTGGTGGAGGttcattttcatcacattcTAGGTTTGGGGCTGGTGGCCGTGGGGATCGTTTTGGTGGAGACCGCGGTCGCTACATGGATGATCGTTATGATGGAGGGCGCTATGGAGACAGGGACCGTTTTGACAGCAGAGATGACAAATATGGGAGCCGTGATCGCTATGTTAGTGAGAG GTACCCAGCTGGTGATCGTTTTGCAAGTGACAGGTACGGTGGTTCTGATCGTTACCCTCAGAATGGTTATGGCAAAGATAGAGGCTATGATAGGGACGGTGGCCCAAGAGGAGGCGACAGATATGCTAGTGGAGGGCCTGCGAGAGACGACAATTACAGAAGCAGGCCAGGTCCTTATGACCGCCCTAGCAGGGGAGGGCGCCCATCGTCATTTGACCGTTACTAA